A stretch of Calditrichota bacterium DNA encodes these proteins:
- a CDS encoding PTS sugar transporter subunit IIA, which produces MKLSEILTPDVIVAPLKSSNKKHAINELLDVLHEKELVKSREDALKDILTREKHLSTGMENGLAVPHAKSDSVDKLIIAFGFHREGIEFESLDGKPAHFIFLVMSPRDTSGPHIQALASISRFLKNDDVRQRLLEAPNKDDIYDILCEG; this is translated from the coding sequence GATGTAATCGTCGCACCTTTAAAAAGCTCAAATAAAAAACATGCTATTAATGAATTGCTGGATGTATTGCATGAAAAAGAGCTTGTTAAAAGCCGTGAAGATGCTTTGAAGGATATTTTAACACGGGAAAAACATTTAAGTACCGGAATGGAAAATGGACTGGCGGTACCACATGCCAAAAGTGATTCTGTTGACAAGCTGATTATTGCTTTTGGGTTTCATCGTGAAGGTATTGAGTTTGAGTCCCTGGATGGAAAACCGGCTCATTTTATTTTCCTGGTTATGTCACCACGCGATACATCTGGTCCGCATATTCAGGCGTTAGCCAGTATCTCTCGTTTTCTTAAAAACGATGATGTACGCCAGAGATTATTAGAGGCCCCCAACAAAGATGATATTTATGATATCCTTTGCGAAGGTTAG